The following are encoded together in the Pungitius pungitius chromosome 7, fPunPun2.1, whole genome shotgun sequence genome:
- the kank4 gene encoding KN motif and ankyrin repeat domain-containing protein 4, which yields MMDKKSANGFQTKANEGSIQKKQLPYSVETPYGFHLDLDFLKYVDDIEKGNTIKRVHIQRRVKSPAKFSTLPRNFSLPGHGARPPPNEKDSTWSGTSTLGPKPKSRVTEVQQIYDFRANEGGTSSHSRAYVSAKPRDELGAGAKDVEEKTLGIQSRPNLLRASSMPITLQQRKGSDSSSPDRVVGTPESGSTENVFRASPDITERRCIPQDRTGLHQQITVALKRVRELEEQVKTIPELKAQICSLREEREKLLLQLRAHAQAHSTAQVPPLPSTIAAKHDTGTHTQPQGHRPSAGLNLALKTQPTGGLESSGHVPTNLVTEKSKVFQKEKDINQESLNSTSAHSETSRLSEHESVRGTQLSEKVQTETLGSTLDDAVQKLSQDIAGQELSSLREALKDAETSKIQDGDAAKAGKLEEPDSVQNLQEKLMILEAKLTRASQDLERTNTLLKEQIDENKVKEERILQLSDGVEVCTPEAQNRPRRESMDTGTETEKVDFTHQETETESAGTVDQGTDTDRICIKVSGATPGAESINDETETDKVDAEEQLIETKAAAVSPPRPRANSIERGTVTERVATQDKTTETPAAARVNQVAETQGETAINHPRRPRASSVDRGTETDRVNTVDRVTETAEAQRTDRNTGTEAERLRDRNPARDAEVESQVTELPGSERSEEVGSRVSGGGEDTEANETVQRESERVAVKDTSVALPESNVEETVVSDTPSRGQVCTSALVAGAEKNEPKIETVTSQNDPGTKEIEPLISKVRDNVEAHQISEETTEEKKTAQGVIVCATTTDPVVVIAEENVSVKAAAPVRPHRARKLSAEQVQPTAAQAQAAPVRPRRGSGETQAQRPRAQEKVQVPLQPEAQTQSQLLEAQAKHQAPCPSQGEDGSLAERPQMKSQPRAETQGAPPGSGVKNRPKSIHAQPQTTGSRRHSKELKASQASGGAPGEAQTRPTRQVEAQPSSQGPGRKCGETQPAQKTPGETQSLRRGSGAEASQRRVSSEAPDPRRGAGEAEPQRRGSGESPAALGQVVTRLTGLLGEQWAQLGSGAGAQQAAGQQEGPGAQAAGRRGAEAAKGAPARPPGKAAPGATAGKATGKPAAASKMSSIQSQLVSSLSVLSAFYSPAQKAAAASKQQDRGLKSIMKKNGVADKQGNKGAKKNLKFVGVNGGYESTSSEESSGDEKSKVEVEKGSASPEVEKEKETEPQPADKPEEGAGTQEKDAAQVPPEAGGAMAAEKDGERGLLDVEGSQELPEEKAEGEKVDQGFIDACLYVKDRMEEVSSPDKEMRQVLVVLYQEWFKISSQKESQVDTVRSYLRQVGFTTPTLLPYVVNLTDGNGNMALHYSVSHSNFPVVKLLLDTGLCETDNVNKAGYTPVMLAALTAAESPDDLEVAQQLLRMGDVNACSRQAGQTALMLAVSHGRVAMVKLLLSCGADVNAQDREGSTALMCASEHGHTNIVRMLLETGRCDGALVDKNGQTARSVAEGASHQEILDLLKAHAETRGPRSFFTTDPQ from the exons ATGATGGACAAGAAAAGTG CCAACGGCTTCCAGACCAAAGCCAATGAGGGCAGCATTCAGAAGAAGCAGCTGCCCTACTCAGTGGAAACCCCCTATGGCTTCCACCTGGACCTGGACTTCCTCAAGTATGTTGACGACATTGAAAAAGGCAACACCATCAAACGGGTTCATATTCAGCGCAGGGTCAAGAGCCCGGCCAAATTCAGCACACTTCCCCGAAATTTCAGTCTTCCGGGACACGGGGCCAGGCCTCCCCCTAATGAAAAGGACAGCACATGGTCCGGGACTTCCACCTTGGGGCCCAAGCCAAAATCACGGGTGACGGAGGTCCAACAGATCTACGACTTTAGGGCAAACGaaggggggacctccagccatAGCAGAGCCTATGTTTCAGCGAAGCCCCGGGACGAATTAGGAGCTGGAGCAAAGGATGTTGAGGAGAAGACGTTGGGAATTCAAAGTCGTCCGAACCTGCTCCGGGCATCGAGCATGCCCATCACCCTGCAGCAAAGAAAAGGTTCCGATTCGAGCAGTCCAGATCGCGTTGTAGGAACACCGGAGAGTGGCTCGACGGAGAACGTGTTTCGGGCGTCACCGGACATAACTGAGAGACGGTGCATTCCTCAGGATCGGACGGGGCTCCACCAGCAGATCACAGTGGCGCTGAAGAGGGTCAGGGAGCTAGAAGAGCAGGTCAAAACCATCCCAGAACTCAAGGCTCAGATCTGCTCactgagggaggagagggagaagctgCTCCTTCAGCTACGTGCCCATGCCCAAGCCCACAGCACAGCCCAGGTTCCCCCATTACCCTCTACAATAGCCGCCAAGCACGATACTGGGACACACACTCAACCACAAGGACACCGACCTTCAGCCGGGCTCAACTTAGCTCTGAAGACTCAGCCCACTGGAGGTTTAGAGTCTTCAGGGCATGTGCCGACGAATCTTGTTACAGAGAAAAGTAAAGTGTTTCAAAAAGAGAAGGACATAAATCAAGAATCCTTGAACAGCACATCAGCACATTCAGAAACGAGTAGGTTGTCAGAGCATGAATCGGTGAGAGGAACACAACTGTCAGAAAAAGTGCAAACAGAGACTTTGGGGAGTACACTGGATGATGCAGTGCAAAAGCTATCACAAGATATTGCCGGACAGGAATTATCATCACTCAGGGAGGCTTTAAAAGACGCAGAGACCAGCAAGATTCAAGATGGTGATGCAGCAAAAGCAGGCAAACTCGAGGAACCCGACAGTGTGCAGAATCTACAGGAAAAGCTGATGATACTAGAGGCTAAACTTACTCGGGCTAGCCAAGATCTGGAGAGAACCAATACACTATTGAAAGAACAAATAGATGAGAACAAGGTAAAAGAGGAGAGAATACTACAACTGAGTGACGGAGTGGAGGTGTGCACTCCAGAAGCACAAAACAGACCCAGAAGAGAGAGTATGGAcacagggacagagacagagaaagtaGATTTCACCCaccaagagacagagacagagtcaGCTGGTACAGTAGATCAGGGAACAGATACAGACAGAATCTGCATTAAGGTGTCTGGGGCCACACCAGGGGCTGAAAGTATCAACGACGAAACAGAAACCGATAAAGTGGACGCAGAGGAACAGTTGATAGAGACAAAGGCGGCTGCCGTGAGCCCACCGAGACCCAGAGCCAACAGCATCGAGCGGGGCACCGTGACCGAGAGGGTCGCCACTCAGGACAAGACGACAGAGACGCCGGCCGCAGCGAGGGTGAACCAAGTCGCAGAAACACAGGGCGAGACGGCAATTAACCATCCCCGCAGACCCCGGGCAAGCAGTGTGGATCGGGggacagagacggacagagtGAACACTGTGGACAGGGTGACGGAGACAGCGGAAGCACAGAGGACAGACCGGAATACTGggacagaggcagagagactCCGGGATCGCAACCCGGCCAGAGATGCAGAGGTAGAGAGTCAAGTGACGGAACTTCCAGGCAGTGAAAGGTCAGAAGAAGTAGGCAGCAGGGTtagtggaggaggggaggataCGGAAGCTAATGAAACAGTTCAAAGGGAGAGTGAACGTGTGGCGGTGAAAGACACTTCGGTTGCTCTTCCCGAGAGCAACGTTGAAGAAACTGTAGTTTCAGATACTCCAAGCCGGGGTCAAGTGTGCACCAGTGCACTTGTCGCAGGAGCAGAAAAAAACGAGCCCAAGATCGAAACGGTTACTTCACAGAATGACCCAGGAACAAAAGAGATCGAACCCCTCATAAGTAAAGTAAGAGACAATGTTGAAGCCCATCAGATTTCCGAGGAGACCacggaggagaaaaaaacagcacaaggtgtgattgtgtgtgcgaCAACCACCGACCCAGTTGTAGTAATAGCTGAAGAGAACGTGAGCGTGAAGGCAGCAGCCCCTGTTCGACCCCACAGGGCGCGGAAGCTCTCAGCTGAGCAGGTGCAGCCGACAGCCGCTCAGGCTCAGGCCGCCCCGGTGCGTCCTCGTCGGGGATCCGGTGAAACTCAAGCCCAGCGGCCCCGGGCCCAGGAGAAGGTTCAAGTTCCACTTCAGCCCGAGGCCCAAACCCAGTCTCAGCTCCTCGAAGCACAGGCAAAACATCAAGCCCCGTGCCCGTCTCAGGGTGAGGACGGCAGCCTCGCAGAGAGGCCTCAAATGAAATCACAACCACGGGCCGAGACTCAAGGTGCACCACCGGGCTCTGGGGTAAAAAACCGGCCCAAGTCGATTCACGCGCAGCCCCAAACCACCGGAAGCAGACGGCATTCTAAAGAGCTGAAAGCATCGCAAGCTTCCGGTGGAGCACCGGGGGAAGCCCAGACCCGCCCAACCCGCCAGGTTGAGGCTCAACCCTCGTCCCAGGGCCCCGGGAGAAAGTGCGGCGAGACTCAACCCGCTCAAAAAACGCCCGGCGAGACACAGTCGCTGCGCAGAGGCTCCGGCGCCGAGGCGTCTCAACGTCGCGTTTCGAGCGAGGCCCCCGACCCGCGCCGGGGGGCCGGCGAGGCCGAGCCTCAGCGCCGGGGCTCCGGCGAGTCGCCTGCGGCTCTGGGCCAAGTCGTGACCCGCCTGACGGGGCTTCTGGGCGAGCAGTGGGCCCAGCTGGGGAGCGGCGCCGGTGCTCAGCAGGCCGCCGGCCAGCAGGAAGGCCCCGGCGCACAGGCcgcggggaggagaggagcagaggcggCGAAAGGAGCGCCAGCGAGGCCTCCCGGGAAAGCAGCCCCGGGGGCGACGGCGGGGAAAGCAACGGGGAAGCCCGCTGCCGCCTCCAAgatgagctccatccaaagccAACTGGTCAGCTCCCTCAGCGTCCTCTCCGCCTTCTACTCACCGGCACAGAAAGCTGCAGCTGCCAGCAAACAGCAAGACCGAG GTCTCAAGTCAATTATGAAGAAAAATGGGGTTGCTGACAAGCAAGGGAACAAGGGAGCCAAGAAAAACCTGAAGTTTGTGGGGGTGAATGGAGG CTATGAGTCGACATCCAGCGAAGAGTCCAGTGGAGATGAGAAGTccaaggtggaggtggagaaagGAAGCGCATCACCAGAggtagagaaagaaaaggaaacggaGCCTCAGCCAGCAGACAAGCCTGAGGAGGGAGCGGGGACACAGGAGAAGGATGCAGCACAGGTCCCCCCTGAGGCAGGAGGTGCCATGGCTGCAGAGAAGGACGGTGAAAGAGGCCTCCTGGATGTAGAAGGCAGTCAGGAGCTTCCGGAAGAAAAGGCCGAAGG GGAGAAAGTTGACCAGGGGTTTATTGACGCCTGCCTCTATGTAAAAGACCGAATGGAAGAGGTTTCGTCACCAGATAAAGAAATG cGTCAGGTCCTAGTAGTGCTCTACCAAGAGTGGTTCAAGATATCCAGTCAGAAAGAGTCGCAGGTCGATACCGTCAGATCATACCTGAGACAAGTGGGCTTCACCACGCCCACGCTCCTGCCATACGTGGTCAACTTAACCGACGGCAACGggaacatggccctccactacAGCGTGTCGCATTCAAATTTCCCTGTGgtcaagctgctgctggataCTG GTCTTTGTGAGACGGACAACGTAAAC